The window GCATCGCGTATTCCGAACCGAACACCTGCACGTCCCCCACGCCCTCGATGCGCGACAGCGGATCCTGCAGGTTGCTGACCAGATAGTCGGAAATGTCGGCCATCGTCGCCTTGTCGTTCTCGTCATACAGCCCGACGATCAGCAGAAAGCTGCTCTGGGATTTCTTGACCGTCACGCCTTGGGCGGTGACCGCGCTCGGCAAGCGGCTTTCCGCCTGCTGAACTTTGTTTTGCACCTGCACCTGCGCGATATCCGGATCGGTGCCCTGATCAAAGGTGACGTCGATGCTGACCGAGCCGCTGGAGCTGCTGGTCGAAGAGAAATACAGCAGGCCATCCAGACCGGTGAGCTGCTGTTCAATCACTTGGGTGACGCTGTTTTCCAGCGTTTCCGCGTCCGCGCCCGGATAAGTGGCGGAGATGGAAATCTGCGGCGGTGACACGTCCGGGTACTGTGAGATGGGCAACGAATTGATCGACATCAGGCCGCACAGCATGATGATGATGGCGATCACCCAGGCGAACACCGGGCGGCGGATAAAGAACTGCGCCATATCACTGCTCCCCGCGTTGGGCTTTGTCGAGCGAGACGGCGACCGGCTTCACCGCCGCGCCGATCGTCACCTTGCTGGTGCCTTCGACGATCAGGCGATCGCCCTCGTTCAACCCGCTGCCGATCAGCCAGTTGCTGCCCACCACCCGTTCGGCGGTGACGGTGCGCTGCGCCACTTTATTTTGCTCGTCCACCACCAACGCGGTGGCTTCCCCTTTGGCATTGCGGGTGATGCCCTGCTGCGGCGCCAGAATGGCTTTAGAATCGACACCGTTATCCACCGTGGCGTGGACATACATGCCGGGCAACAGTTCATGTTCGGGGTTGGGGAACACCGCGCGCAGCGTGACCGAACCGGTGGCCTCATCCACCGCCACCTCGGTCAACTCCAGCTTGCCGGCGTGGGGATAAGACGTGCCGTCCTCCAGCTTGATGGCGACCGGCGTGACCGCGCCGCGCTGTAACGCCGCCTGCTGGCGTCGCAGCTTAAGCATCTGGGCGCTGGACTGGGTCAGATCGACATAGATCGGATCCAACGCGCGGATGGTGGCCAACGCATCGGTCTGGCTGGCGGTGACCAGCGCGCCCGGCGTCACGGATGAGATGCCGATGCGCCCGGCGATGGGCGCACGCACCTGGGTATAGCCGAGATTGATGCGCGCCGTCTCCAGCGCCGCCTGATACTGCGCCACCGACGCCACGGCCTGCAGATACGCGGCTTTGGCGTCGTCTGCGTCCTGTTTGGAAACGCCGTTTTCTTTCACCAGCACCGCATAGCGCTGCGATTTGAGCCGGGTGGATTGCACCGTGGCCTGGGCGTTTTTCAGCTGGGCGGCGGCCTGATCGTAGCTGGCCTGATAGCTGGCGGGATCAATTTGATACAATACCTGCCCGGCTTTCACCTCGGCCCCTTCGGTAAACAGCCGCTGCTTGATGATGCCATCGACCTGCGGCCGCACGTCGGAGGTCATGGTGGCGTTGACCCGGCCGGTCAGCTCGCTGCTCAGGGTCACCGACTGGCCGCGCAGCGTGACCACGCCGACCTCCCGTTCACCGCCTGCGCCCGTCGGCGCGCCGGCGTTTTGC of the Serratia marcescens subsp. marcescens ATCC 13880 genome contains:
- a CDS encoding efflux RND transporter periplasmic adaptor subunit → MQRKTLLALGLSLSLSLAACDGQNAGAPTGAGGEREVGVVTLRGQSVTLSSELTGRVNATMTSDVRPQVDGIIKQRLFTEGAEVKAGQVLYQIDPASYQASYDQAAAQLKNAQATVQSTRLKSQRYAVLVKENGVSKQDADDAKAAYLQAVASVAQYQAALETARINLGYTQVRAPIAGRIGISSVTPGALVTASQTDALATIRALDPIYVDLTQSSAQMLKLRRQQAALQRGAVTPVAIKLEDGTSYPHAGKLELTEVAVDEATGSVTLRAVFPNPEHELLPGMYVHATVDNGVDSKAILAPQQGITRNAKGEATALVVDEQNKVAQRTVTAERVVGSNWLIGSGLNEGDRLIVEGTSKVTIGAAVKPVAVSLDKAQRGEQ